The Culex quinquefasciatus strain JHB chromosome 2, VPISU_Cqui_1.0_pri_paternal, whole genome shotgun sequence genome contains the following window.
ACCTATCCGTTCGATTGGTAGCCTGCAGCTGAAACTCGACCCAATCTTGAACGTTCAcggctttgttgttcttcatgGAATCGAACGACAGATGAGACTCGAGCTTGTCGAGTTGCTCTTCGGAGTACGATTTCCCGAAAAACTGACACACTTTACGTAGAGTTGCTTTGAGATCCGTCTTCATGTCCTCGTAACAGAGATGCAGAAGGTTGTTTCCGTAGTCCAAGTTGTGAAACTCCAGCACGTGGCGATGATACGGCGAGTAGTACTCAAGGTCCTTCACGAAAGACTCCACAAACTGTTCCATGGTTCCCTTGTAGTTGTGGAACATGACCGAGTGGTGGTAGTACGAAACGGCCACGGCCTTCGGATTCCGGCGAACGTAAACCAGTCGCGGTTTTGTGGTCCAAAGCTGCTCAGGAAGCAGGGCTACCGGAAGGTGACTTTTGATGAATCGTGGCGATGGCATCGCTAGGGTGTCCTCAAAGGGATCCTTCCCTTCTGGCAGATCCCGTAAGGCGGTCATACTGAAAGCAAAGGGAACGTTTGAACTCCACGTCTGATCGCCCAATTGAACAACTTACTCGACGAAGGGGAACCGCTTAGCCAGGCTTATCTCACTCGCTTGTTCGTAATCGAGGTCATTGCAAACGAGCCAAATCATTTCCTGGCACCAGGTGGTTCCACTCTTCGGGTACGTCACCAACCAAACGTCGTCCGGACGAACATCCAAGTTCTTGAACAGCTCCGCATACCCTGTAAATctacaaaataaattaatcaccACGGCCTTGGAGGCACTCAACCCGTTCACCAACCTCTTGTTCAAGCAGCACGGTTCGGGGCTCCAGCTTGGTAGCGTCACCGGAACCGAGCTGGAATCGGTTGGTCGAACCAGAAGGTAGTCCTCCTGGCCGCGATCGGTGCAGGTAGCTCGGTAAACTGGATCGCCTATTTCGGTGAATTCGAAGGCCATTGCGCAAAGTGAAGTGAGGTAGTTTCGACGCGTAAGAGTGTCACTACTAGACTGAGTGGCTAGGTGGGTAGTGCTTATCTTGTGATGGTTGCACTAAGTAGATTGCAGTGCGAGAATGAGTTCGGAGCTTTGAAAAACGGAAAGCTctccgagagagagagagagagagagaaagagagagaaagagaggaaAATCATTAAAGTTgttattaggttttacagcgtgacgtcacgagcgcacacgcacacacatttttactgagacacacgtgcaaaaatgtaaacagtacagccaagctgtcaaatttctaacctaaaaaccgAGTCGGCATAAAACCTAAATGCAGAATGAAACCCGGTTAGCGAAAGtatctaccacagatttttttcTACCGAATTCTGTAAAGTTACTGAACTTTCTAGTGTTGAACAGTTTGGTAAACTAAAAACTACCGAATTCGGCAAAAACATACTGAAACTCGGGAAAGAAGTTCATTAATGTTTTTATCGATTATCTCGGGACTGGTTTAACCGAATTTGTCCGTATTATTCCCATAAGTCTCATAAGTCgctatttatttataaatggtGATGATGTTCAGTTAAgtgcttcaaaagttatgctacgaaacagatttttgtagatacaaaaaagggtgaaaaTTGCAAAAGTCCCGGCTGATGACGTGGGCCGGATCTTTCACCACAGTGCTTTTTGAATTGATTCTTTATTGTCTATGTTCATaggaacttttaaaaaactttagatCTTACAAACGATTTTGAGTGGAAattcggattagttttcaaagagccgtaagagccaatggtaaacaaagcctattTTACCTCGGtataacagggttgccagatcatcaattttttggacaaatcGGAATGGTCTTTCaatgacctaaccaacgatgagtcagttgatagatccggacatagtttacatacatttaagtgagatccggcttcaaaaagatacataaatatcacttaagtagtcataactcgagacagggttgccagatcatcaatgttttggattcgttcgAAAAGTCATTC
Protein-coding sequences here:
- the LOC6049143 gene encoding luciferin sulfotransferase — translated: MAFEFTEIGDPVYRATCTDRGQEDYLLVRPTDSSSVPVTLPSWSPEPCCLNKRFTGYAELFKNLDVRPDDVWLVTYPKSGTTWCQEMIWLVCNDLDYEQASEISLAKRFPFVDMTALRDLPEGKDPFEDTLAMPSPRFIKSHLPVALLPEQLWTTKPRLVYVRRNPKAVAVSYYHHSVMFHNYKGTMEQFVESFVKDLEYYSPYHRHVLEFHNLDYGNNLLHLCYEDMKTDLKATLRKVCQFFGKSYSEEQLDKLESHLSFDSMKNNKAVNVQDWVEFQLQATNRTDRLGDQNYRFMRRGESNGWRSELSAELVRQLNEWNERKVAECGQGELFSYKE